CTCACCGGACAGCCACTTCGAGGCCGACACCCTCGCGAGCGCCGAGCTCGGCCGGGCGACCGGGATGCTCCCGCTGCTGCGCGCCCTCCAGGGTGTGAACGACTACATCCACTCGCTGGCCGGGTTCCACCAGACCTACGACTACTTCCTCACGCCGACGCTGGCGAAGCCGCCGCTCCCGGTGTTGTCGACCAGGACGCCCGACCGCCTGCAGAAGGCCGCACGCGTGGTCAGGAAGCTGCGCGCGGGCAAGCTGCTCGCCGCGTCCGGGGTGATGGACGAGATCATCTCCGACAACCTGGGCTGGGTGCCGTACACGCAGCTCGCGAACCTGACCGGACGACCCGCGATCAGCGTGCCGCTGCACTGGACCGATGCCGGACTGCCTCTCGGGGTCCAGTTCGTCGGCCGTCTCGGCGCGGACGGCGATCTCCTGCGGCTGGCGGCGCAGCTGGAGGAGGCGCAGCCCTGGGTCCAGCGGTACCCGGCGCCGGCCACCTCGCCCTGACCCGCCGCAGGGGCTGGGTTCTCGAAGATCGCACGACCCCTGTGCGTGCGATCTCCGAGCCGTCTGCCGAGGACTGTTGGCTCAGGCGCGCATGACGCCCACGGGCTCGCGGGTGAAGCCCGGGAACACCCGGGAGACGTCCGCGTTGAAACGGGTGCTCACGACCTCCGCCAGCACGCTGCGGTAGTCGGTGGTGACGAGCAGGTCGGCGTCAGCACCGGTGGTCAGACCGGGCCAGCGCGAGTAGTAGCGGCCGCCGACAACCCCGGCGCCGGCGACGAACATGACGTTGCCGTAGCCGTGGTCGAGACCCCAGTTGCTGTTCTCGGTGACCCGCCGGCCGAACTCGCTCATCGTCACCAGCGTGACCTTGCCGGCCATCGTGCCGAGGTCGGCGAAGAACACGGCCATCGCCGTGGCGAGGTTCGCCGCGTTGAGGCGCATCTGTCCCCGGTCGAGGTTGCCTAGGTCGGTGTGCATGTCCCAGTCGCCCTGGTCGACGGTGATCACCTGCACGCCGACGTCGGCTCGGATCACCCGGGCGGCGTGCCTGAGGGCGTCCCCGAGGTCGCCGTCGGGGTACGACGCGGAGCTCTCGGGCTGCGCTGCGACCGGCGCGAACTCGTCGACCGCCTGGAACGTCGCGCGGGCCGTCGCGCCGAGGGCGGAGGTGTCCTGGCCCCACAGGGTGTTCAGGGAACGGCGGCGTCCCTGGCCGATGTCCCACTTGTCGGCGCCGGCGATCTTGATGCCGTCGAGGTCGGTGGCCGACATGTAGGGCTGCGGCCCTGAGATCGACGTCGGCGGCACGGCCTCTCCCAGGTTCAGCCCCTGCAGCGGAGAGTTCGTCGCGTCCAGGCCGATCATCCGGTTCAGCCAGCCGTTGCGGGTGGTCGAGCCGGCCGCGGCGTCCTCGACCTCCTCCATGGCAGCGAAGTGCGAGCGGTTGGGTGCCGGCAGTCCGGTCGCGTGTACGGCGGCAAGGGTGCCGGCGTTCCACATTGGCAGGAGCGGCTCGAGCGCCGGGTGGAGCCCGAACATGCCGTCCTTTGCCAGCAGGCGTTCGGCGGGTACGCCGATGCGCGGCCGCGCCTGGTAGTAGACCGGGTCCGCGTGCGGCACCACGAGCGAGAGACCGTCGGCTGCACCGCGCAGGGACAACACGACGAGGACCGACGGGGCCGGCGCCGCGGCGTACGCACTGGTGGCGACCTGGGAGGCGCCGAACATCATCGCGGTGCCAGCCACCCCGGCGGTGCCGAGCATCAAGCCGCGGCGTGAGACGCCGGCGTACTCGGGGCAGCAGGTCTGTGCGGTCATGGCGGTCACCGGCTCATGTGGGTGGGGGAGTCGAGGAGGGTCGTGAGCAGCCGCGGCATGCCCCACTTGACGAGGTCGTGCTTGCGGGTGATCACTGTCTTGCGGCCGATGCCGGTCGCCTCGCCGCACGCCTTGAGCATGGTCGGTGACGCAGGCCGCTGGAGCAGCTGCCGCGACAGGTGGTCGACGAACCGGTCGAAGCGGATCTGCTTCTGCGGCAGCCACGAGACGTGCTTGGCGAAGGTTGCGCCCTTCGACGGCCACCACTGGCCGCTGAGCGAGTAGTGGACGTCGAACGCGGCCAGCATCCGCGACGTGGTCGCCCACGACGCGTTGTCGATCGGGGCGCCGTCGGGACGCGCCCAGCCGAACGGCACCGCGCCCAGGCTGGCGACCTGCCACAGCATCGCGTTGGCGGCGTCGTCATCGGTCGTGGGCCTGGTGGGGCTCACACCCAGCACGCGGTACGTCGCCACGACGTCCTCGCCGGGGTCGCGCACCTTGGCGCCGACGGAGCCGGCAAACGCCGATGACCCGACGAGTGCCCGCAACACCGGAATGACCCGGCCGTCGTTGGCGAGGTACACGGACGCCAGCTCGTCGACCAAGGTCTGCGGCGGGTCGTCGCGCACGAACTTCACGGCCAGCTTGCGCCCGATCCGCTGCGCGGTCGCCGGGTGCAGGGCCAGGTAGCGCAGGTAGCGGCGGGTCAGGTCCTGACCGTCGGTCGACGCATTGGGGTCGTTGAAGCCCATGACCGACACCGCGCCGGTCGCGTGGTCACCCGGGACGTAGCCGGCGTTCCACGTCCTGTAGGCGTCGACGCGCCACCCGGTGAGGATGCGTGCGGAGTCCTTGACGTCGCCCTCGTCGTAGTTGCCGCGCCCCACGGTGTGCAGCTCGAGCAACTCGCGACCCAGGTTCTCGTTGGGCGCCCGGCGGGTGGACACAGCATTGTTGAGGAAGATCCCCATGGCCGGATGGGTGATCGCGTCGGTCAGCATGTCGACGAACGAGCCGAGCGCGTGCCGCCTGATCAGCTCGCCGTACGCCACCCTGTAGGTGAACGCGCCGTCGCCGTTGACCGGCACGTGCAGGTGGTTCTCCCAGAACTCCGTCATCACCTCGAGCAGCTGCCGCCCGGAGTGGATGCGCCGCGCCAGCGCCCAGCGCTGGTAGTCGGCCATCACCTGCCAGCTCGGCTCGACGCCGCTCTGGGTGTTGGCCCAGAGCACCTGCGGCGAGTTGGCGAGTCCGGGCCACCACGACTTGAGCCCGTCGGTGTACGCGTCGGAGATCGAGGCCGGGTCCAGCTGGCCCTCGAACCACGCCTTCGCGCCGCCGGCCCTAGCGACCTGCTTGGCGAGGCCGGCGTTGATGCCGTAGGAGAAGCGGCCCACCAGGTGCCGGTCGGCTGTCGACAGCACGACCGTCTTCCTCCGATACGCCGTGGAGCGGGCCTTCTTGCGCGCCTTCTTGCTCCTCTTCTCCTGCTTGCCCTTCTTGCGCTGCTTCGTCCGGCCAGGTGCGGCGAGGGCCGGCACGGGCGTGACCAGGTCGATGCCCGGCCCCGCGGCGACCAGCCCGGCGGTGGCCGCGACCCGCGTCAGCACCGCCCGCCTGGAGGCCACGGGCGTCTCGAGCATGGTCGGGCCGACTGAACAGGTCACATACCTAAAACTAGGTACGCCGCGAACGTGGTGCGTCGGGTTCGGCCCTCAAATGGCCGATCGACCATCCGGGCATGGCCCAGGTGGTCAGGGCGCGACGGGCGCCGTCGGCTCGGGCAGCAGCCCGAAGACCGGGTTGCACGTCCAGGACGCGCAACCGATGAGCTGCTGACGACGCGCCTCGAGCCGGGTCCGGATCGCGGCGTACGTCGGGTCCTCGGCGCGGTTGACCATCTCGTAGGGGTCGAGCGCCCGGTCGTAGAGCAGCACGTCGCCACCCGAGCCCTGCACGGCATAGGTGTAACGAGACGTGCGGACACCGCGGTAGGCCCAGCCGTCGCCGTAGGACTTGCCGGTCTGCACCAGCGTCGTGTCGCGGAACGGGCTGGCCTGCCCGACCAGCGCCGGCGCGAGCGACGAGCCGTCGATGTCGCGCAGGGGAGTGACGCCGGCAATGTCGGCAAAGGTGGCCGGCAGGTCGACGGTGCTCACCGGCAACGTGGACATGGAGCCGGGCACGACTCCCGGGCCGTGCACGAGGAGCGGCACCTGGAAGGCCTCCTCGGAGATGACGTTCTTGCCGACGAAGCGGTGCTCGCCGAGGGAGTAACCGTTGTCGCTGGTGAAGAACAGCCAGGTGTTGTCCCACTCGCCGGTCTCCTTGAGCGTGGCCACCAGGGACGCCACGGACCGGTCGACAGCGCGCAGCGAGCGGATCCGCGCCAGGAACGTCCCGCGCACCTCGCCCACCTCACGCTGGGCACGGCCGCGCAGGTACGCGGGTCGGCTGCCTTGCGTGGCCATGTTGAAGCTCGGCTTGCTCATCGACGGGGGCTCGGCGTCGGCGTACGCCTCCCGGTCGCGGCCCTCGGCAGGCGGCGGCACCGGGTGGCCCTGCTTCGTGAAGCGGTAGTGCGGCGCGAGGTGGAAGGAGTAGAGGAAGAACGGCTCGTCGTCACGGGAGAAGGTGCGCACCGCTGCATTGGTGCGTTCCTCGACGGCGTTGGTGACGTAGTAGTTCTTGTACGCCGCCACCCCCTGGCCGTCGTTGAAGAACGCGAAGTCGAAGTACTCGTAGACGCCCTGCACGAGCGGGTCCCACAGCGTCCAGCCGGAGTTGCGGCCGTCGTTGGCGTGGTAGCCGTTGAGATACTTGCCGACGAAGCCGGTCTGGTAGCCGGCGTCCTGGAACCACTTCCCGATCGTCTCCACCGGGTCGAGCGCCGCGTAGCCGCCGTGCGGGCCGTTGTTGTGCCGGACGCCACTGTTCTGGGCGTACTGACCGGTGATCAGCTCGGCCCGTGCCGGGCAGCACAGCGGGTGCGGGGAGATCGCGTCGGTGAACTCCATGCCGCCGTCGCCGAGCGCCTCGCGGGTCTGCGGCATCCAGCGCAGGTCGTAGTCGGCCTGGTCGTCGGTGAGTACGACGACCACGTTGGGCCGCGACGACTGTGCCGTCTTGTCGGGGCGGTCGGCGCCGACTGCGGTGCCCCGGCGGGGCGCGGGCACGGAGCCGGGGAACGCGGCATCCGGATCGGGTGGCTCGCCCGTCATCAGCGCCAGCCCGCTGTCGCCGGACCGGTCGGACGAGCCGGAGTCGGCACCACTGGTTGCCGCCGCGCCCACGAAGCCCACGACGCACAGACCTGCTAGGACAGCAGCAGCGCTGCTTCTCCAGCCGCTCAATGGATCGGTCCCCGTGGTCGATGCGTCAGATGGTCGTCGACGGCACCCGGCCAGGGGTGCGCGATGGGCCAAGAGTAAGGCAGGGCCGATACAGTTCGGGCATCATCGCCGACAACGGAAGACATGATCTCTTCACATGGACGGGCCTCAAAGTAGCCAGCCCCAGCACCCCCCTCTGACCGCCCCGGCAGGTGCCGCGTGCTGACCCCGCTGATCCTGCTCGGCGTCTCCCTTCTCCTGGTCCTCGCGTGCGGGCTGTTCGTCGCGGCCGAGTTCGCACTGGTGACCGTCGACCGCGGTTCGGTCGACCGGGCGGCCGAGACCGGCGACGCGAAGGCCATCGGCGTCCAGCGCGCACTGAAGTCCTTGTCGACCCAGCTCTCGGGGGCCCAGGTGGGCATCACCGTCACCAACCTGGCGATCGGTTTCCTCGCGGAGCCGGCCATCGCGCAGCTTGTCGACGGCCCGCTCGGGGCGGCCGGCGTGTCCGAGCGCTTCGTGCCCGGCATCTCCATCGCGCTCGGCCTGCTGACCGGCACCTTCCTCACCATGATCTTCGGCGAGCTGGTGCCCAAGAACCTCGCCATCTCGGCCCCGTTGGCCACAGCGCGCACGACCCAGGGCTTCCAGCGCGTGTTCACCCGCGGGATGGCCGGGCCGATCGCCGTACTCAACGGCTCCGCCAACGCCATCGTCCGTCGCCTCGGCCTCGAGCCGCAGGAGGAGCTGCGCTCAGCGCGCAGCGCGCAGGAGCTCGCCTCGCTCGTCCAGCGATCGGCCGACCACGGCACCCTCGACGCCGAGACCGCCGAGCTGATGGAACGGTCGGTCGAGTTCGGCCACCGCACCGCCGGCGAGATCATGACCCCGCGCGTGCGCACCACCTCGCTCGAAGAGGGAGACCGCGCCGCCGCCGTGATCGAGCTCGCCCGCCGCACCGGGCACTCCCGCTTCCCGGTGCTCGACCACGAGGACGTCGTCGTCGGCACCGTCCACGTCAAGCACGCCGTCGCGCTGCCGGTGCACGAACGCGCGACCACGCGAGTGAAACACATCATGCTCAAGCCGATCGTCGTACCCGACTCACTCCGGCTAGACCCGTTGCTAGCCCTGCTGCGCGAAGACGGGTTCCAGATGGCCGTCGTCCTCGACGAGTATGGCGGCCAGGCCGGCATCGTGACCCTCGAGGACGTGGTGGAGGAGATCGTCGGTGACATCGCCGACGAGCACGACCGTCACGGCACCCGCGCCCGGCTGCGACGCGACGGCACCTGGACCCTCTCCGGTCTGCTGCGCCCCGACGAGGTCGAGGACCTGACCGGCATCCAGCTCCCCGAGGA
This is a stretch of genomic DNA from Nocardioides sp. InS609-2. It encodes these proteins:
- a CDS encoding hemolysin family protein — protein: MLTPLILLGVSLLLVLACGLFVAAEFALVTVDRGSVDRAAETGDAKAIGVQRALKSLSTQLSGAQVGITVTNLAIGFLAEPAIAQLVDGPLGAAGVSERFVPGISIALGLLTGTFLTMIFGELVPKNLAISAPLATARTTQGFQRVFTRGMAGPIAVLNGSANAIVRRLGLEPQEELRSARSAQELASLVQRSADHGTLDAETAELMERSVEFGHRTAGEIMTPRVRTTSLEEGDRAAAVIELARRTGHSRFPVLDHEDVVVGTVHVKHAVALPVHERATTRVKHIMLKPIVVPDSLRLDPLLALLREDGFQMAVVLDEYGGQAGIVTLEDVVEEIVGDIADEHDRHGTRARLRRDGTWTLSGLLRPDEVEDLTGIQLPEDEAYDTIAGLVLQRLGRVPDNGEVAELSLSDLDDSGDRREHQVELTVERMDGLRVDRITMRVKEVGADE
- a CDS encoding sulfatase — protein: MGFVGAAATSGADSGSSDRSGDSGLALMTGEPPDPDAAFPGSVPAPRRGTAVGADRPDKTAQSSRPNVVVVLTDDQADYDLRWMPQTREALGDGGMEFTDAISPHPLCCPARAELITGQYAQNSGVRHNNGPHGGYAALDPVETIGKWFQDAGYQTGFVGKYLNGYHANDGRNSGWTLWDPLVQGVYEYFDFAFFNDGQGVAAYKNYYVTNAVEERTNAAVRTFSRDDEPFFLYSFHLAPHYRFTKQGHPVPPPAEGRDREAYADAEPPSMSKPSFNMATQGSRPAYLRGRAQREVGEVRGTFLARIRSLRAVDRSVASLVATLKETGEWDNTWLFFTSDNGYSLGEHRFVGKNVISEEAFQVPLLVHGPGVVPGSMSTLPVSTVDLPATFADIAGVTPLRDIDGSSLAPALVGQASPFRDTTLVQTGKSYGDGWAYRGVRTSRYTYAVQGSGGDVLLYDRALDPYEMVNRAEDPTYAAIRTRLEARRQQLIGCASWTCNPVFGLLPEPTAPVAP
- a CDS encoding DUF1800 domain-containing protein, giving the protein MLETPVASRRAVLTRVAATAGLVAAGPGIDLVTPVPALAAPGRTKQRKKGKQEKRSKKARKKARSTAYRRKTVVLSTADRHLVGRFSYGINAGLAKQVARAGGAKAWFEGQLDPASISDAYTDGLKSWWPGLANSPQVLWANTQSGVEPSWQVMADYQRWALARRIHSGRQLLEVMTEFWENHLHVPVNGDGAFTYRVAYGELIRRHALGSFVDMLTDAITHPAMGIFLNNAVSTRRAPNENLGRELLELHTVGRGNYDEGDVKDSARILTGWRVDAYRTWNAGYVPGDHATGAVSVMGFNDPNASTDGQDLTRRYLRYLALHPATAQRIGRKLAVKFVRDDPPQTLVDELASVYLANDGRVIPVLRALVGSSAFAGSVGAKVRDPGEDVVATYRVLGVSPTRPTTDDDAANAMLWQVASLGAVPFGWARPDGAPIDNASWATTSRMLAAFDVHYSLSGQWWPSKGATFAKHVSWLPQKQIRFDRFVDHLSRQLLQRPASPTMLKACGEATGIGRKTVITRKHDLVKWGMPRLLTTLLDSPTHMSR
- a CDS encoding DUF1501 domain-containing protein — protein: MTAQTCCPEYAGVSRRGLMLGTAGVAGTAMMFGASQVATSAYAAAPAPSVLVVLSLRGAADGLSLVVPHADPVYYQARPRIGVPAERLLAKDGMFGLHPALEPLLPMWNAGTLAAVHATGLPAPNRSHFAAMEEVEDAAAGSTTRNGWLNRMIGLDATNSPLQGLNLGEAVPPTSISGPQPYMSATDLDGIKIAGADKWDIGQGRRRSLNTLWGQDTSALGATARATFQAVDEFAPVAAQPESSASYPDGDLGDALRHAARVIRADVGVQVITVDQGDWDMHTDLGNLDRGQMRLNAANLATAMAVFFADLGTMAGKVTLVTMSEFGRRVTENSNWGLDHGYGNVMFVAGAGVVGGRYYSRWPGLTTGADADLLVTTDYRSVLAEVVSTRFNADVSRVFPGFTREPVGVMRA